From the genome of Leptospira brenneri:
GACGAAGCAACATCCGCATTAGATACAGAGTCTGAACGCCTCATCCAACAAGCATTTGTTCGGTTATACGAAAATAAAACAGTTATCATCATAGCCCACCGCCTTTCTACAGTAAAGATTGCAGATACAATTTATTATCTAGAAAACGGTGAAATTGTCGAAAGCGGTAGTCATGCTGATTTATTGAAGAACGAAAATTCTAAATACAAACGTTTGTATGATATGCAGTTTTCGGGTAATACATAACTCAAAACAGATAATTGGCAATATTTAAGCTAAACGACTTGTTCCACAGTTGGGACAAAATTTAGCATTAGGAACTGCAACAAACGAACCACAGTTGGAACAATTCCAGTCATCATTGATTTTTGGTGAAGGAAGAGTTGTTTGGTTTGTTAGAACCAATTTTTTTTCTTTTAACTCAAGTTCCACTGAATCTAAAGCCTCAATATAAGGAAGTGATTGCGATTGGAACTCTTCCTCAGACAATTTTCCTGAATCAAAATCAGATCGAATGTCTTTTAGTGAGTCGAGTAGGTTTCTCTTTTTTTCTATGATTGGTTTTAGGTCGGCTTCTTCCTCTTTTCCAAAAGGTGACTCGTCGAGTCGAAATCGGAAATGAAATAACACGAAAGGTGCAATCAGAATGATTCCAAAAATGATACAATATAGATACAAGAGAAAATCCATACGTTCAGAATTTGGACTTTTTATTTTTAAGCAATCTCTTTATCTTGGGTGAAAGAAGAGAATTTAGATTTATGACCGTTACAAA
Proteins encoded in this window:
- a CDS encoding zinc ribbon domain-containing protein, translated to MDFLLYLYCIIFGIILIAPFVLFHFRFRLDESPFGKEEEADLKPIIEKKRNLLDSLKDIRSDFDSGKLSEEEFQSQSLPYIEALDSVELELKEKKLVLTNQTTLPSPKINDDWNCSNCGSFVAVPNAKFCPNCGTSRLA